The Fusibacter sp. A1 genome has a segment encoding these proteins:
- a CDS encoding flavodoxin family protein: MKTLILNGSPRKSGDTMALINQLTQVLKGEVVQINAYDKKIASCTDCRYCWSNHDCIIKDDMQEVYQLVETVDVVVIASPLYFSELTGELLGVLSRFQKYYARRIIQKDSAFKLKPKHGLLILTGGGDGGPGPAIERTSILFRQLNVESVGTVTS; this comes from the coding sequence ATGAAAACACTCATTTTAAACGGATCACCAAGAAAGTCGGGTGACACGATGGCGCTAATCAATCAGCTGACACAAGTACTTAAGGGTGAAGTTGTTCAGATCAACGCTTATGATAAGAAAATCGCATCTTGCACCGACTGCAGGTACTGCTGGTCGAATCATGACTGCATCATTAAAGATGATATGCAAGAGGTCTATCAACTTGTAGAAACAGTCGATGTAGTCGTGATTGCGTCTCCTCTTTACTTTTCAGAACTGACAGGTGAACTTTTAGGAGTGCTCAGTAGGTTTCAAAAGTATTATGCGCGAAGAATTATCCAAAAGGACAGCGCATTCAAGCTAAAGCCCAAACATGGTTTGTTAATCTTAACAGGTGGTGGCGACGGCGGGCCTGGGCCAGCGATTGAAAGAACGTCGATTTTATTTAGACAATTGAACGTAGAGTCGGTAGGCACTGTAACGTCGTAA
- a CDS encoding DUF6765 family protein: protein MKTDLHFYLIYLLAVKSGLTPQNAFTIAYSAEYIDDNTSKKTIHFSDGTDYEPTRSAYRDLSLLLTKKDKTLEIYLPFHFFPSGEGETFQERVKSHAHSEMMRLLKRFVLTNLDQEFGLYYLGIYVHILIDTFIHEEVSELMENKYRRMKTDMDLVSIRNFIFEIYHLFCHDIRYLKPEWFDTPSEELDLFYGQLDDFLRIDLPMYERVERWQEAYANKIFGVSLHHEYDSKLWFKEALGDRDTYSLSKLYNHGSEFDHSDWLLFQRAIKYHLDFCQHELFPKYGILI from the coding sequence ATGAAAACCGATCTACATTTTTACCTGATTTACCTACTGGCTGTGAAATCTGGCTTAACACCACAAAACGCATTCACTATAGCTTACTCCGCTGAGTATATTGATGATAACACATCAAAAAAAACCATTCACTTTTCAGATGGAACCGACTACGAACCTACAAGATCAGCTTATCGGGATCTATCGCTTTTACTAACAAAAAAAGATAAGACACTTGAAATCTACTTGCCGTTTCACTTCTTCCCATCCGGAGAAGGTGAAACCTTTCAGGAACGAGTCAAGAGCCATGCCCATAGCGAGATGATGCGTTTACTTAAACGTTTTGTCCTGACAAACCTTGATCAGGAATTCGGTCTTTATTACCTTGGAATCTACGTCCATATACTCATCGATACCTTCATTCATGAAGAGGTTTCTGAGTTGATGGAAAATAAATATAGGCGGATGAAGACCGATATGGATTTAGTATCCATTCGCAATTTCATCTTTGAAATCTACCATCTATTTTGCCATGACATCCGCTATCTTAAGCCTGAATGGTTTGATACCCCTTCAGAAGAGCTGGATCTCTTTTACGGTCAACTAGACGACTTTTTACGAATAGACTTACCCATGTACGAACGGGTGGAACGCTGGCAAGAAGCCTATGCGAACAAGATCTTTGGAGTTAGCCTCCATCATGAGTACGATTCAAAATTATGGTTTAAAGAGGCCTTGGGAGATAGGGACACTTATTCCTTGTCAAAATTGTACAACCACGGTAGCGAATTTGATCATAGCGATTGGCTCCTCTTTCAACGTGCCATCAAATATCACCTCGACTTCTGTCAACATGAACTTTTTCCAAAGTACGGAATCTTGATCTAG
- a CDS encoding methyl-accepting chemotaxis protein: MNYLLAAVIVVGVLYHLVYRFKIQKKAQRVGLPSEKNKIISNVVEELHHLSDKNIDLISGFTYSIEAMTIEMSQVVNEVSNMSANAQEQSATMTALTHFFQEVQALMDILKEQSLSSKEMSSTAYHTVADNQHSIINTVSAFEDLKGFVLAATGSLSNLNQQTEKADELISSIARISGQTNLLALNASIEAARAGEAGRGFSVVAEEIRKLAEETSLVVTDITHLLKEINRISDSVKGSMEVTSDGIETQSNQLQNAVINLRTIETTTSTLVETNAELFERTSSAATSFSEAMNMVNDLNDAIEDVAKGASEINSSISAQAGAVESLSGSLTSLETMQFEFAKKLDSISDTRDKRIVVATSAYEPYIIHDKKSSKVSGIDVDLLKRIYEPKGYEVDFKIVPWETSINMIRSGVSDILPTLSKTKEREQFIAFSNSYRAENRYAFYTQSDKAIKINSYVDLRGKKIGVLAGYTYFDAFDKDSRLKKEASANDAILFEKLERGQVDVVIMNEHGGDYYLSQHKLGKNVVKESYIEVDRGADPTYMGFPISDKKKHLKELFDAALSEMVNEGALIEIEKTYIA; the protein is encoded by the coding sequence ATGAACTATTTATTGGCGGCAGTGATCGTAGTAGGCGTTTTATATCATTTAGTTTACCGTTTTAAGATTCAAAAAAAAGCACAACGTGTTGGATTACCATCGGAAAAGAACAAGATTATTTCGAACGTAGTTGAAGAGTTACATCACTTATCGGATAAGAACATAGACCTTATCAGTGGCTTTACTTACTCGATAGAAGCAATGACTATAGAAATGAGTCAAGTGGTCAATGAAGTAAGCAACATGTCCGCCAATGCGCAGGAACAGTCAGCGACAATGACAGCGCTCACGCATTTTTTTCAGGAAGTACAAGCGCTTATGGACATCTTAAAGGAGCAATCGCTCAGTTCAAAAGAGATGAGCTCGACAGCTTACCATACGGTTGCTGACAATCAGCACAGCATCATAAATACGGTTTCAGCTTTTGAAGACTTAAAAGGGTTCGTGCTTGCTGCGACCGGGAGTTTATCCAATCTGAATCAGCAAACAGAAAAGGCCGATGAACTTATTTCAAGTATTGCGCGAATATCGGGGCAAACAAACCTGCTCGCACTCAACGCCTCTATCGAAGCTGCTAGGGCAGGTGAGGCTGGCAGAGGATTTTCTGTAGTTGCCGAGGAAATCAGAAAGTTGGCTGAGGAAACCTCGCTGGTGGTTACTGATATCACACACCTATTAAAAGAGATCAATAGGATATCAGACAGTGTCAAAGGCAGTATGGAAGTGACTTCTGATGGGATTGAAACCCAGTCCAATCAACTGCAAAATGCGGTTATAAACTTAAGAACAATTGAAACGACTACTTCAACGCTTGTTGAGACAAACGCTGAACTGTTCGAGCGTACGAGTTCTGCCGCGACTTCGTTTAGTGAAGCAATGAACATGGTAAACGACCTTAATGACGCAATTGAAGATGTGGCAAAGGGAGCAAGCGAGATCAACTCATCGATTTCTGCTCAGGCAGGGGCGGTGGAAAGTCTATCGGGCTCATTGACTAGCCTTGAGACCATGCAATTTGAGTTTGCAAAAAAACTGGATAGCATATCAGACACAAGGGACAAACGAATTGTTGTAGCGACGTCCGCATATGAACCTTATATCATACATGATAAGAAGAGCAGTAAGGTGAGTGGAATCGATGTGGATCTACTCAAGCGTATTTATGAACCTAAAGGTTATGAAGTTGACTTTAAGATCGTTCCTTGGGAGACTTCGATCAATATGATAAGGAGTGGGGTTTCTGATATTCTACCTACACTCTCTAAAACCAAAGAACGGGAACAGTTCATCGCATTTTCGAACTCCTATCGAGCAGAAAACAGATATGCTTTCTACACACAGTCTGATAAAGCGATAAAGATAAACAGTTATGTTGACTTAAGAGGTAAGAAGATCGGCGTGCTTGCCGGTTATACCTACTTTGATGCTTTCGACAAGGATAGTCGTCTAAAAAAGGAAGCCAGTGCGAACGATGCCATCTTATTTGAAAAACTCGAACGAGGTCAAGTTGATGTTGTCATCATGAACGAGCACGGCGGAGATTATTACTTGTCTCAACACAAGCTTGGGAAGAATGTTGTCAAAGAAAGTTATATTGAAGTTGATCGTGGAGCGGATCCAACCTATATGGGATTCCCTATATCAGATAAGAAAAAACACTTGAAAGAACTATTCGACGCAGCCCTTTCGGAAATGGTGAATGAAGGCGCCTTAATAGAAATCGAAAAAACCTATATCGCTTAA